The following proteins are encoded in a genomic region of Phragmites australis chromosome 9, lpPhrAust1.1, whole genome shotgun sequence:
- the LOC133929547 gene encoding uncharacterized protein LOC133929547 isoform X1, translated as MKPKRSTLSLITTSLHSAVESISVLPTPRLHPLPSPPLPRGRGPAYLPLPGSRLRDGEIKLSESGSGMGGLATEAEAPALDVSAEGTLLWLRRPNGSWWPSIVISPLDVPDGCAAPPRCPATPIMLLGRRDGATFVEWCNLDKCKRVKPFRCGELDFDQRITNAQALAAARIRGSTTKTYNKCRYARMEDAIIQALQIERARALEAESKSRHGDTCSAKPNKGNGVTTKSCSPHAAARDSSTVVQPPLPKRKRKTPYDSEDDAPTGSRRMRDLSDIGSKTVPMELSNAGTISVLNHDLPSVSQVKRSKQSPHSTAKRRHATADQDQPCGGSRKKDRSRPLSELCNGDMWNGFRSNGQKADEQIMGVGTCPTSSSGTSSLGTSLDKTSSHHCGAFKTDEAKGTEISCMTGLLKDDFRHGDDAVETPRTAGSILEADHLRTYQPFVLTKYPTWKHNKKSTDYSKADKSSQCKSGNFKVKTIITVDQEGNNGTRDALEHEHHETRAVKHKALSTGVVLLEKKPAKHSLNKPAEPGVNMHLAVFPADSDCVGAVQQQRSERNRDREESSETKSNGSNFENGSRPNLVFELPLQVLRPQQRALDLERCRAVKPMKTLQLNSTLYDVELCVQGSSNKARRVPLVSLMSKWNRRPVVGYPVSVEVSDDVFCHPLSNTNGHHPATSGADRLLKDKAEGLQCLMPSSHTYRAKPKSHRKTSGKEVDKLWQPHTKKPASSPRKMRRLSSFASSHRDGDKRKPAVGKVSGPTIACIPLRVVFSRINEALSFPVK; from the exons ATGAAGCCCAAGAggagcactctctctctcatcacCACTTCACTCCACTCCGCGGTGGAGTCCATTTCCGTCCTACCAACGCCTCGCCTtcatcccctcccctcccctcccctacCTCGCGGCCGCGGCCCGGCCTACCTGCCCCTGCCTGGCTCCAGGCTCCGAGACGGGGAGATCAAATTGTCGGAGAGCGGTAGCGGAATGGGGGGCTTGGCCACGGAGGCGGAGGCGCCGGCGCTGGATGTGTCGGCTGAGGGCACCCTGCTCTGGCTGCGCCGCCCCAACGGCTCCTGGTGGCCCAGCATCGTGATCTCGCCGCTCGACGTCCCCGACGGCTGCGCCGCTCCGCCGCGCTGCCCCGCCACCCCCATCATGCTCCTCGGCCGCCGCGACGGCGCCACCTTCGT CGAATGGTGTAACCTCGACAAGTGCAAGCGCGTCAAGCCCTTCCGCTGCGGGGAGCTCGACTTCGACCAACGCATCACCAACGCCCAGGCCCTGGCTGCTGCCCGCATTCGCGGCAGCACCACCAAGACCTACAACAAGTGCAGGTACGCCCGCATGGAGGACGCCATTATCCAGGCGCTTCAGATCGAGAGAGCTCGCGCTCTGGAGGCAGAGAGTAAGTCCCGCCACGGGGACACCTGCTCTGCCAAGCCAAACAAGGGGAATGGTGTCACCACAAAGTCTTGTTCGCCTCATGCTGCGGCAAGGGACTCTTCTACTGTGGTTCAACCGCCCTTGCCCAAGAGGAAGCGCAAGACGCCCTATGATTCCGAGGATGATGCGCCTACTGGGTCCCGCCGTATGAGGGACCTCAGCGATATCGGATCCAAGACTGTCCCAATGGAATTGTCCAATGCTGGCACCATCTCTGTTCTAAATCATGATCTGCCTAGTGTTAGTCAGGTGAAAAGGAGTAAGCAGTCTCCTCATTCTACCGCAAAGAGGAGGCATGCCACTGCTGACCAGGACCAACCTTGTGGAGGTTCCAGGAAGAAGGATAGGTCCCGTCCGCTATCAGAGCTGTGCAATGGAGACATGTGGAATGGGTTTAGATCAAATGGCCAAAAGGCTGATGAACAAATCATGGGTGTGGGTACTTGTCCGACCAGTTCCTCTGGCACTTCGAGCTTGGGTACCTCATTGGACAAGACCAGCTCTCATCACTGCGGTGCATTCAAGACAGATGAAGCAAAAGGCACTGAAATCTCCTGCATGACTGGGTTACTCAAGGATGACTTCCGCCATGGGGATGATGCTGTAGAAACTCCCCGCACTGCAGGAAGTATCTTGGAAGCAG ATCATTTGCGGACATATCAACCTTTTGTGTTAACAAAGTATCCTACCTGGAAACACAATAAGAAGTCTACTGACTACAGCAAAGCCGACAAATCTTCCCAATGCAAGAGCGGAAATTTTAAGGTAAAAACTATAATCACTGTTGATCAGGAGGGCAACAACGGGACAAGAGATGCACTAGAGCATGAACACCACGAAACAAGGGCGGTAAAGCACAAGGCACTAAGTACTGGGGTTGTCCTTTTGGAAAAAAAGCCGGCCAAGCATTCTTTGAACAAACCCGCTGAACCTGGTGTTAATATGCATCTTGCAGTATTTCCTGCTGATTCGGATTGTGTTGGTGCAGTTCAGCAGCAACGTTCTGAAAGAAATCGTGATCGTGAAGAGTCATCAGAAACCAAAAGTAATGGTTCAAATTTTGAGAATGGTTCAAGACCAAATCTGGTCTTTGAGTTGCCACTTCAAGTATTGCGACCCCAACAGAGAGCACTCGATCTTGAAAGGTGCCGTGCAGTAAAGCCAATGAAGACTCTGCAATTGAATTCTACCCTTTATGATGTGGAGTTATGTGTGCAGGGGAGCAGCAACAAGGCGCGTCGTGTACCTCTTGTTTCTCTAATGAGTAAATGGAATCGTAGACCCGTTGTGGGATATCCAGTCTCCGTGGAGGTCTCAGATGATGTATTCTGCCATCCTTTATCAAATACAAATGGTCACCACCCAGCTACGAGCGGTGCAGATAGATTACTGAAGGACAAAGCTGAAGGCCTGCAATGCCTTATGCCATCATCACACACATACCGAGCGAAACCCAAAAGCCACAGAAAGACTTCAGGGAAAGAGGTAGACAAGTTATGGCAGCCGCATACTAAAAAACCAGCATCTTCTCCAAGAAAAATGCGGAGGCTTTCCTCCTTTGCTTCGAGCCATAGAGATGGCGACAAGAGAAAGCCAGCTGTGGGGAAAGTTTCTGGACCAACCATTGCGTGCATCCCGCTTCGAGTTGTTTTCAGTAGAATCAATGAAGCGCTAAGCTTTCCAGTGAAATGA
- the LOC133929547 gene encoding uncharacterized protein At1g51745-like isoform X3, protein MKPKRSTLSLITTSLHSAVESISVLPTPRLHPLPSPPLPRGRGPAYLPLPGSRLRDGEIKLSESGSGMGGLATEAEAPALDVSAEGTLLWLRRPNGSWWPSIVISPLDVPDGCAAPPRCPATPIMLLGRRDGATFVEWCNLDKCKRVKPFRCGELDFDQRITNAQALAAARIRGSTTKTYNKCRYARMEDAIIQALQIERARALEAESKSRHGDTCSAKPNKGNGVTTKSCSPHAAARDSSTVVQPPLPKRKRKTPYDSEDDAPTGSRRMRDLSDIGSKTVPMELSNAGTISVLNHDLPSVSQVKRSKQSPHSTAKRRHATADQDQPCGGSRKKDRSRPLSELCNGDMWNGFRSNGQKADEQIMGVGTCPTSSSGTSSLGTSLDKTSSHHCGAFKTDEAKGTEISCMTGLLKDDFRHGDDAVETPRTAGSILEADHLRTYQPFVLTKYPTWKHNKKSTDYSKADKSSQCKSGNFKFSSNVLKEIVIVKSHQKPKVMVQILRMVQDQIWSLSCHFKYCDPNREHSILKGEQQQGASCTSCFSNE, encoded by the exons ATGAAGCCCAAGAggagcactctctctctcatcacCACTTCACTCCACTCCGCGGTGGAGTCCATTTCCGTCCTACCAACGCCTCGCCTtcatcccctcccctcccctcccctacCTCGCGGCCGCGGCCCGGCCTACCTGCCCCTGCCTGGCTCCAGGCTCCGAGACGGGGAGATCAAATTGTCGGAGAGCGGTAGCGGAATGGGGGGCTTGGCCACGGAGGCGGAGGCGCCGGCGCTGGATGTGTCGGCTGAGGGCACCCTGCTCTGGCTGCGCCGCCCCAACGGCTCCTGGTGGCCCAGCATCGTGATCTCGCCGCTCGACGTCCCCGACGGCTGCGCCGCTCCGCCGCGCTGCCCCGCCACCCCCATCATGCTCCTCGGCCGCCGCGACGGCGCCACCTTCGT CGAATGGTGTAACCTCGACAAGTGCAAGCGCGTCAAGCCCTTCCGCTGCGGGGAGCTCGACTTCGACCAACGCATCACCAACGCCCAGGCCCTGGCTGCTGCCCGCATTCGCGGCAGCACCACCAAGACCTACAACAAGTGCAGGTACGCCCGCATGGAGGACGCCATTATCCAGGCGCTTCAGATCGAGAGAGCTCGCGCTCTGGAGGCAGAGAGTAAGTCCCGCCACGGGGACACCTGCTCTGCCAAGCCAAACAAGGGGAATGGTGTCACCACAAAGTCTTGTTCGCCTCATGCTGCGGCAAGGGACTCTTCTACTGTGGTTCAACCGCCCTTGCCCAAGAGGAAGCGCAAGACGCCCTATGATTCCGAGGATGATGCGCCTACTGGGTCCCGCCGTATGAGGGACCTCAGCGATATCGGATCCAAGACTGTCCCAATGGAATTGTCCAATGCTGGCACCATCTCTGTTCTAAATCATGATCTGCCTAGTGTTAGTCAGGTGAAAAGGAGTAAGCAGTCTCCTCATTCTACCGCAAAGAGGAGGCATGCCACTGCTGACCAGGACCAACCTTGTGGAGGTTCCAGGAAGAAGGATAGGTCCCGTCCGCTATCAGAGCTGTGCAATGGAGACATGTGGAATGGGTTTAGATCAAATGGCCAAAAGGCTGATGAACAAATCATGGGTGTGGGTACTTGTCCGACCAGTTCCTCTGGCACTTCGAGCTTGGGTACCTCATTGGACAAGACCAGCTCTCATCACTGCGGTGCATTCAAGACAGATGAAGCAAAAGGCACTGAAATCTCCTGCATGACTGGGTTACTCAAGGATGACTTCCGCCATGGGGATGATGCTGTAGAAACTCCCCGCACTGCAGGAAGTATCTTGGAAGCAG ATCATTTGCGGACATATCAACCTTTTGTGTTAACAAAGTATCCTACCTGGAAACACAATAAGAAGTCTACTGACTACAGCAAAGCCGACAAATCTTCCCAATGCAAGAGCGGAAATTTTAAG TTCAGCAGCAACGTTCTGAAAGAAATCGTGATCGTGAAGAGTCATCAGAAACCAAAAGTAATGGTTCAAATTTTGAGAATGGTTCAAGACCAAATCTGGTCTTTGAGTTGCCACTTCAAGTATTGCGACCCCAACAGAGAGCACTCGATCTTGAAAG GGGAGCAGCAACAAGGCGCGTCGTGTACCTCTTGTTTCTCTAATGAGTAA
- the LOC133929547 gene encoding uncharacterized protein At1g51745-like isoform X2: MKPKRSTLSLITTSLHSAVESISVLPTPRLHPLPSPPLPRGRGPAYLPLPGSRLRDGEIKLSESGSGMGGLATEAEAPALDVSAEGTLLWLRRPNGSWWPSIVISPLDVPDGCAAPPRCPATPIMLLGRRDGATFVEWCNLDKCKRVKPFRCGELDFDQRITNAQALAAARIRGSTTKTYNKCRYARMEDAIIQALQIERARALEAESKSRHGDTCSAKPNKGNGVTTKSCSPHAAARDSSTVVQPPLPKRKRKTPYDSEDDAPTGSRRMRDLSDIGSKTVPMELSNAGTISVLNHDLPSVSQVKRSKQSPHSTAKRRHATADQDQPCGGSRKKDRSRPLSELCNGDMWNGFRSNGQKADEQIMGVGTCPTSSSGTSSLGTSLDKTSSHHCGAFKTDEAKGTEISCMTGLLKDDFRHGDDAVETPRTAGSILEADHLRTYQPFVLTKYPTWKHNKKSTDYSKADKSSQCKSGNFKVKTIITVDQEGNNGTRDALEHEHHETRAVKHKALSTGVVLLEKKPAKHSLNKPAEPGVNMHLAVFPADSDCVGAVQQQRSERNRDREESSETKSNGSNFENGSRPNLVFELPLQVLRPQQRALDLERGAATRRVVYLLFL, from the exons ATGAAGCCCAAGAggagcactctctctctcatcacCACTTCACTCCACTCCGCGGTGGAGTCCATTTCCGTCCTACCAACGCCTCGCCTtcatcccctcccctcccctcccctacCTCGCGGCCGCGGCCCGGCCTACCTGCCCCTGCCTGGCTCCAGGCTCCGAGACGGGGAGATCAAATTGTCGGAGAGCGGTAGCGGAATGGGGGGCTTGGCCACGGAGGCGGAGGCGCCGGCGCTGGATGTGTCGGCTGAGGGCACCCTGCTCTGGCTGCGCCGCCCCAACGGCTCCTGGTGGCCCAGCATCGTGATCTCGCCGCTCGACGTCCCCGACGGCTGCGCCGCTCCGCCGCGCTGCCCCGCCACCCCCATCATGCTCCTCGGCCGCCGCGACGGCGCCACCTTCGT CGAATGGTGTAACCTCGACAAGTGCAAGCGCGTCAAGCCCTTCCGCTGCGGGGAGCTCGACTTCGACCAACGCATCACCAACGCCCAGGCCCTGGCTGCTGCCCGCATTCGCGGCAGCACCACCAAGACCTACAACAAGTGCAGGTACGCCCGCATGGAGGACGCCATTATCCAGGCGCTTCAGATCGAGAGAGCTCGCGCTCTGGAGGCAGAGAGTAAGTCCCGCCACGGGGACACCTGCTCTGCCAAGCCAAACAAGGGGAATGGTGTCACCACAAAGTCTTGTTCGCCTCATGCTGCGGCAAGGGACTCTTCTACTGTGGTTCAACCGCCCTTGCCCAAGAGGAAGCGCAAGACGCCCTATGATTCCGAGGATGATGCGCCTACTGGGTCCCGCCGTATGAGGGACCTCAGCGATATCGGATCCAAGACTGTCCCAATGGAATTGTCCAATGCTGGCACCATCTCTGTTCTAAATCATGATCTGCCTAGTGTTAGTCAGGTGAAAAGGAGTAAGCAGTCTCCTCATTCTACCGCAAAGAGGAGGCATGCCACTGCTGACCAGGACCAACCTTGTGGAGGTTCCAGGAAGAAGGATAGGTCCCGTCCGCTATCAGAGCTGTGCAATGGAGACATGTGGAATGGGTTTAGATCAAATGGCCAAAAGGCTGATGAACAAATCATGGGTGTGGGTACTTGTCCGACCAGTTCCTCTGGCACTTCGAGCTTGGGTACCTCATTGGACAAGACCAGCTCTCATCACTGCGGTGCATTCAAGACAGATGAAGCAAAAGGCACTGAAATCTCCTGCATGACTGGGTTACTCAAGGATGACTTCCGCCATGGGGATGATGCTGTAGAAACTCCCCGCACTGCAGGAAGTATCTTGGAAGCAG ATCATTTGCGGACATATCAACCTTTTGTGTTAACAAAGTATCCTACCTGGAAACACAATAAGAAGTCTACTGACTACAGCAAAGCCGACAAATCTTCCCAATGCAAGAGCGGAAATTTTAAGGTAAAAACTATAATCACTGTTGATCAGGAGGGCAACAACGGGACAAGAGATGCACTAGAGCATGAACACCACGAAACAAGGGCGGTAAAGCACAAGGCACTAAGTACTGGGGTTGTCCTTTTGGAAAAAAAGCCGGCCAAGCATTCTTTGAACAAACCCGCTGAACCTGGTGTTAATATGCATCTTGCAGTATTTCCTGCTGATTCGGATTGTGTTGGTGCAGTTCAGCAGCAACGTTCTGAAAGAAATCGTGATCGTGAAGAGTCATCAGAAACCAAAAGTAATGGTTCAAATTTTGAGAATGGTTCAAGACCAAATCTGGTCTTTGAGTTGCCACTTCAAGTATTGCGACCCCAACAGAGAGCACTCGATCTTGAAAG GGGAGCAGCAACAAGGCGCGTCGTGTACCTCTTGTTTCTCTAA
- the LOC133929550 gene encoding DEAD-box ATP-dependent RNA helicase 15-like — translation MMGEAKENDVYEEELLDYEEDDDKAVDGSAAKPTGEVAKKGYVGIHSSGFRDFLLKPELLRAIQDCGFEHPSEVQHECIPQAILGMDVICQAKSGMGKTAVFVLSSLQQIDPVAGQVAALVLCHTRELAYQICHEFERFSKYLPELKVAVFYGGVHIRKHKDLLKNECPHIVVGTPGRILALAREKDLSLKNVRHFILDECDKMLESLDMRRDVQEIFKMTPHDKQVMMFSATLSKDIRPVCKKFMQDPMEIYVDDEAKLTLHGLVQHYIKLSEAEKNRKLNDLLDALDFNQVVIFVKSVSRAAELNKLLCECNFPSICIHSGMTQEERLTRYKNFKEGHKRILVATDLVGRGIDIERVNIVINYDMPDSADTYLHRVGRAGRFGTKGLAITFVSSASDSDVLNQVQERFEVDIKELPEQIDTSTYMPS, via the exons AT GATGGGAGAGGCCAAGGAGAACGACGTCTACGAGGAGGAGCTCCTGGACTAcgaggaagacgacgacaaGGCCGTTGATGGCTCCGCCGCCAAGCCCACCGGAGAGGTCGCCAAGAA GGGCTATGTCGGGATCCACAGTTCCGGGTTCAGAGACTTCCTGCTCAAGCCAGAGCTGCTTCGTGCTATCCAGGACTGCGGTTTTGAGCATCCTTCCGAAG TGCAACACGAGTGCATCCCTCAAGCAATTCTTGGAATGGATGTCATCTGTCAAGCAAAATCTGGGATGGGGAAGACTGCTGTTTTTGTCCTTTCATCCCTCCAGCAAATTGACCCTGTAGCTGGTCAGGTAGCAGCGCTTGTATTGTGCCACACAAGGGAACTGGCTTACCAG ATATGTCATGAATTTGAGAGGTTCAGCAAATATCTGCCCGAATTAAAAGTTGCAGTCTTCTATGGAGGAGTTCACATCAGAAAGCATAAAGATTTGTTGAAGAATGAATGCCCTCATATTGTGGTCGGCACACCGGGAAGGATACTTGCTCTTGCCAGAGAAAAGGATCTCTCCTTGAAGAATGTGAGGCATTTCATTCTAGATGAATGTGACAAGATGCTTGAATCACTTG ACATGCGGAGAGATGTCCAGGAGATTTTTAAAATGACACCTCATGATAAGCAGGTCATGATGTTTTCAGCAACACTCAGCAAGGACATTCGTCCTGTATGCAAGAAATTTATGCAAGAT CCGATggaaatttatgttgatgatgaggCAAAGTTGACCCTCCATGGTCTTGTACAG CACTACATAAAACTGAGCGAGGCGGAGAAGAACCGAAAATTGAATGATCTCTTAGATGCTCTTGATTTCAACCAAGTTGTCATATTTGTGAAGAGTGTAAGCAGAGCTGCAGAACTGAATAAGTTGCTTTGTGAATGCAACTTCCCTTCAATCTGCATCCATTCTGGGATGACCCAGGAAGAAAG GTTAACCCGATACAAGAACTTCAAGGAAGGACACAAGAGAATTTTGGTGGCTACAGATTTAGTTGGCAGGGGCATTGACATTGAGCGTGTCAACATTGTGATAAACTATGACATGCCAGACTCAGCTGATACATATTTGCACAGG GTTGGAAGGGCTGGGCGTTTTGGTACAAAGGGACTTGCAATTACCTTTGTTTCCTCTGCGTCAGATTCTGATGTTCTTAACCAA GTGCAAGAAAGGTTCGAGGTGGACATAAAGGAACTGCCTGAGCAAATTGACACTTCCACATACA TGCCATCGTAA
- the LOC133929551 gene encoding B2 protein-like translates to MGSYDREFWQFSDQLRLQNNFSNLSIADSIWSNSDSFADRRNAADPLLYPHQTNSSSSWKNNNTNTSIASPGLVGSGKLAFGSATTTNADRYNYFPSNAAADTKSNSDNFNKSSPGAVGNDYYFNKNASAFNTNNNAGGDLVKSYFNKSVGRPANNNSNNSNIAKKNAVHDKRKNGSANSSNGGVDKRFKSLPASEALPRGEAVGGYIFVCNNDTMEENLKRQLFGLPSRYRDSVRAIRPGLPLFLYNYSTHQLHGIFEATSFGGSNIDPTAWEDKKCTGESRFPAQVRVATRKICDPLEEDAFRPVLHHYDGPKFRLELSVPEALSLLDIFAEKIFA, encoded by the exons ATGGGGAGCTACGACCGCGAATTCTGGCAGTTCAGCGACCAGCTGCGCCTGCAGAACAACTTCTCCAACCTCTCCATCGCCGACTCCATCTGGTCCAACTCCGACTCCTTCGCCGACCGCCGCAACGCCGCCGATCCTCTCCTCTACCCTCAccagaccaactcctcctcctcatggaagaacaacaacaccaacaccagCATCGCCAGCCCCGGCCTGGTCGGCTCCGGCAAGCTCGCCTTCGGCagcgccaccaccaccaacgCCGACCGCTACAACTACTTCCCCAGCAACGCCGCCGCAGACACCAAGAGCAACAGCGACAACTTCAACAAGAGCAGCCCCGGTGCCGTCGGCAACGACTACTACTTCAATAAGAACGCCAGCGCCTtcaacaccaacaacaacgcCGGCGGCGACCTCGTCAAGAGCTACTTCAACAAGTCCGTCGGCAGGCCGGCCAACAACAACAGTAACAACAGCAACATCGCCAAGAAGAACGCCGTCCACGACAAGAGGAAGAACGGTAGCGCCAACAGCAGCAACGGCGGCGTGGACAAGAGGTTCAAGAGCCTGCCGGCGTCGGAGGCGCTGCCCAGGGGCGAGGCCGTCGGCGGGTACATCTTCGTCTGCAACAACGACACCATGGAGGAGAACCTCAAGAGGCAGCTTTTCG GCCTGCCGTCGAGGTACAGGGACTCGGTGAGGGCCATCAGGCCAGGCCTGCCCCTCTTCCTCTACAACTACTCCACCCACCAGCTCCACGGCATCTTCGAG GCTACAAGCTTCGGCGGATCAAACATCGATCCAACAGCTTGGGAGGACAAGAAGTGCACCGGCGAGTCCCGCTTCCCTGCGCAG GTGAGGGTTGCGACGAGGAAGATCTGTGACCCGCTGGAGGAGGACGCCTTCCGCCCTGTCCTCCACCACTACGACGGCCCCAAGTTCAGGCTCGAGCTCAGTGTCCCAGAG GCGCTGTCGCTCCTTGATATCTTCGCGGAGAAGATTTTTGCCTGA